The following proteins are encoded in a genomic region of Nocardioides sp. cx-173:
- a CDS encoding L-erythro-3,5-diaminohexanoate dehydrogenase, which produces MTVRDADPTGLHRVLDDVVVLPQAAQRLDTRRELWPDEVRVRVQRLNLDAASYRQLERTHAGDGDAVRAAVLDIVRSRGKMQNPETGSGGMLVGVVEEVGPASPLGLAVGDRVATLVSLTLTPLVIEDDLAGWDGRGEQVPCEGYAILFGRSIAAVLPDDLPTALSLSVMDVCGAPALTARVVAGYADATVVVIGAGGKSGSLSLAAARAAGARHLVGVVPHEAEARRLRAAGLADEVVVADARNPVALREAVEKAGGPADVTVVCVDVPGCEGGAILATAEGGTVVFFSMATSFSAAALGAEGLAADVTMLVGNGYVPGHAAYALQLLREHDGVRALFESRLG; this is translated from the coding sequence ATGACGGTCCGTGACGCCGACCCGACCGGCCTGCACCGGGTCCTCGACGACGTCGTCGTCCTCCCGCAGGCGGCGCAGCGCCTCGACACCCGCCGCGAGCTGTGGCCCGACGAGGTCCGGGTCAGGGTCCAGCGGCTCAACCTCGACGCCGCGTCGTACCGCCAGCTCGAGCGCACCCACGCCGGCGACGGCGACGCCGTTCGGGCCGCCGTCCTCGACATCGTGCGGAGCCGCGGCAAGATGCAGAACCCCGAGACCGGCTCCGGAGGGATGCTCGTCGGAGTGGTCGAGGAGGTGGGCCCGGCCTCCCCCCTGGGCCTGGCGGTCGGCGACCGGGTCGCCACGCTCGTCTCGCTGACCCTGACCCCGCTCGTCATCGAGGACGACCTGGCGGGCTGGGACGGCCGCGGCGAGCAGGTTCCCTGCGAGGGCTACGCGATCCTCTTCGGGCGCTCCATCGCCGCGGTCCTGCCCGACGACCTGCCCACCGCCCTGAGCCTGTCGGTCATGGACGTCTGCGGGGCGCCGGCGCTGACCGCGCGGGTCGTCGCCGGGTACGCCGACGCCACGGTCGTCGTGATCGGCGCCGGCGGCAAGTCCGGGTCGCTGAGCCTCGCCGCGGCCCGCGCGGCCGGTGCCCGCCACCTGGTCGGCGTCGTACCCCACGAGGCCGAGGCGCGGCGCCTGCGGGCAGCTGGCCTGGCCGACGAGGTGGTCGTCGCCGACGCCCGCAACCCGGTCGCGCTGCGCGAGGCGGTCGAGAAGGCCGGGGGACCCGCCGACGTCACGGTCGTCTGCGTGGACGTCCCCGGCTGCGAGGGCGGCGCGATCCTCGCCACCGCCGAGGGGGGCACGGTCGTCTTCTTCTCCATGGCCACCTCCTTCTCCGCCGCGGCGCTCGGCGCCGAGGGCCTGGCCGCCGACGTGACCATGCTCGTCGGCAACGGCTACGTGCCCGGCCACGCCGCCTACGCCCTGCAGCTGCTGCGCGAGCACGACGGCGTACGCGCCCTCTTCGAGAGCAGGCTCGGATGA
- a CDS encoding KamA family radical SAM protein, protein MSIETAIDLESGQPYPYRRVELVEPDWTRFPGWRDVTPVEWASVQWQRAHCVKNVRQLRELLGDLVDERFYADLERDQAERATMSMLVPPQMMNTMLPHAVPAGPGSLTEELYADPVRHYMIPVFSDRRTDWSSHPHATRDSLHEHDMWVAEGLTHRYPTKVLAELLPTCPQYCGHCTRMDLVGNSTPVIEKLKFTAKPVDRLDAMMDYLRRTPSVRDVVVSGGDVANMPWPRLEDFLTRLLEIDNIRDIRLATKALVGLPQHWLQDEVRAGVERVAGIARSRGVSIAIHTHANHANSITPLVAEASRAMLEAGVRDVRNQGVLLNGVNADPHALLDLCFRLLDGAQIMPYYFYMCDMIPYSEHWRVSVGDAQRLQHHIMGYLPGFATPRIVCDVPFVGKRWVHQLASYDEVRGISHWTKNYRTSIEATQAEALSRTYEYYDPIHTLPAEGQAWWDQHADLDSSALKAAEVAEASRRLAALQAH, encoded by the coding sequence ATGAGCATCGAGACCGCCATCGACCTGGAGTCGGGCCAGCCCTACCCCTACCGGCGGGTCGAGCTGGTCGAGCCCGACTGGACCCGCTTCCCGGGGTGGCGCGACGTCACGCCGGTGGAGTGGGCCTCGGTGCAGTGGCAGCGGGCCCACTGCGTCAAGAACGTCCGCCAGCTGCGTGAGCTCCTGGGCGACCTGGTCGACGAGCGGTTCTACGCCGACCTCGAGCGCGACCAGGCCGAGCGCGCGACCATGTCGATGCTGGTGCCGCCGCAGATGATGAACACGATGCTGCCCCACGCCGTGCCGGCCGGGCCGGGCTCCCTCACCGAGGAGCTCTACGCCGACCCGGTGCGCCACTACATGATCCCGGTGTTCTCCGACCGCCGTACCGACTGGTCCTCGCACCCGCACGCGACGCGCGACTCGCTGCACGAGCACGACATGTGGGTCGCGGAGGGCCTCACCCACCGCTACCCGACCAAGGTGCTCGCCGAGCTGCTGCCGACGTGCCCGCAGTACTGCGGCCACTGCACCCGCATGGACCTGGTCGGCAACTCCACGCCCGTGATCGAGAAGCTGAAGTTCACGGCCAAGCCGGTGGACCGGCTGGACGCGATGATGGACTACCTGCGGCGTACCCCGTCGGTGCGCGACGTCGTGGTCTCCGGCGGCGACGTGGCCAACATGCCGTGGCCGCGCCTGGAGGACTTCCTCACGCGGCTGCTGGAGATCGACAACATCCGCGACATCCGGCTCGCCACCAAGGCCCTGGTCGGCCTGCCCCAGCACTGGCTGCAGGACGAGGTGCGCGCCGGCGTCGAGCGGGTCGCGGGGATCGCGCGCTCGCGGGGGGTGTCGATCGCGATCCACACCCACGCCAACCACGCCAACTCGATCACGCCGCTGGTGGCCGAGGCCTCGCGCGCCATGCTCGAGGCTGGGGTGCGCGACGTGCGCAACCAGGGCGTGCTGCTCAACGGCGTCAACGCCGACCCGCACGCGCTGCTCGACCTGTGCTTCCGGCTGCTCGACGGCGCGCAGATCATGCCCTACTACTTCTACATGTGCGACATGATCCCGTACTCGGAGCACTGGCGGGTCTCGGTCGGCGACGCCCAGCGGCTGCAGCACCACATCATGGGCTACCTGCCCGGCTTCGCGACGCCGCGGATCGTGTGCGACGTGCCGTTCGTCGGCAAGCGCTGGGTGCACCAGCTGGCGTCGTACGACGAGGTCCGGGGCATCTCGCACTGGACCAAGAACTACCGGACCTCCATCGAGGCCACCCAGGCCGAGGCCCTGTCGCGGACCTACGAGTACTACGACCCCATCCACACCCTGCCCGCCGAGGGCCAGGCCTGGTGGGACCAGCACGCCGACCTCGACTCCTCCGCCCTCAAGGCCGCCGAGGTCGCCGAGGCCTCCCGCCGCCTGGCCGCCCTCCAGGCGCACTGA
- a CDS encoding Lrp/AsnC family transcriptional regulator: protein MAATDLESTDRRILELLARDGRMSFTDLGKATGLSTSAVHQRVKRLEQRRLILGYGATINYDEIGLPLTAFISIRPIDPSQPDDSPERLRDIPEIECCWSVAGEESYILKIRVPTPADLEDLLARVRAAANVSTRTTIVLSTPYDNRPVTG, encoded by the coding sequence GTGGCAGCGACCGACCTCGAGTCAACCGACCGCAGGATCCTCGAACTCCTGGCCCGCGATGGGCGGATGTCCTTCACCGACCTCGGGAAGGCGACGGGCCTCTCGACGTCCGCGGTGCACCAGCGCGTCAAGCGGCTCGAGCAGCGCCGACTGATCCTGGGCTACGGCGCCACCATCAACTACGACGAGATCGGCCTGCCGCTGACGGCGTTCATCTCGATCCGGCCGATCGACCCCTCCCAGCCCGACGACTCGCCGGAGCGGCTGCGCGACATCCCGGAGATCGAGTGCTGCTGGTCGGTCGCGGGGGAGGAGTCCTACATCCTCAAGATCCGGGTTCCCACGCCGGCCGACCTGGAGGACCTGCTCGCGCGCGTCCGCGCGGCCGCCAACGTCTCCACCCGGACCACGATCGTGCTGTCCACGCCGTACGACAACCGCCCGGTCACCGGCTGA
- a CDS encoding 5'-3' exonuclease, whose amino-acid sequence MLLDTASMYFRAFYGVPEITGPDGTPVNAVRGLMDFISRLVDQYRPTDLVCCWDNDWRPQWRVDLLPSYKGHRVVEEVATAPDVEEVPDPLQVQVPIILEVLEAFGIRVIGADGYEADDVIGTLATGAGQPVDIVTGDRDLFQLVDDDADVRVLYIARGVGNHEQVTNDWVRSKYGVDAHQYADFATMRGDASDGLPGVPGVGEKTAATLLGRFGDMDGIIAAAQDPASDMGPGPRGKIKAAAEYLAVAPQVVAVARDLDLERGGWALPSCAADPERVADLAARYGLESPTQRLLAVLAG is encoded by the coding sequence ATGCTCCTCGACACCGCCTCGATGTACTTCCGGGCCTTCTACGGCGTCCCGGAGATCACCGGGCCCGACGGTACGCCGGTCAACGCCGTGCGCGGGCTGATGGACTTCATCTCCCGGCTCGTGGACCAGTACCGCCCCACCGACCTGGTCTGCTGCTGGGACAACGACTGGCGCCCGCAGTGGCGGGTGGACCTGCTGCCGTCGTACAAGGGTCACCGCGTCGTGGAGGAGGTCGCCACCGCTCCGGACGTCGAGGAGGTGCCCGACCCGCTCCAGGTGCAGGTGCCGATCATCTTGGAGGTCCTCGAGGCGTTCGGGATCCGGGTGATCGGTGCCGACGGCTACGAGGCCGACGACGTCATCGGGACCCTCGCGACCGGGGCCGGGCAGCCGGTGGACATCGTGACCGGCGACCGGGACCTGTTCCAGCTGGTCGACGACGACGCGGACGTGCGGGTGCTCTACATCGCCCGCGGCGTGGGCAACCACGAGCAGGTCACCAACGACTGGGTGCGCTCGAAGTACGGCGTCGACGCCCACCAGTACGCCGACTTCGCGACCATGCGTGGCGACGCCTCCGATGGGCTGCCGGGGGTCCCGGGGGTCGGCGAGAAGACCGCCGCGACCCTGTTGGGGCGCTTCGGCGACATGGACGGGATCATCGCGGCCGCCCAGGACCCCGCCAGCGACATGGGCCCCGGTCCGCGCGGCAAGATCAAGGCCGCCGCGGAGTACCTCGCGGTCGCGCCCCAGGTGGTCGCGGTCGCCCGGGACCTGGACCTCGAGCGCGGCGGCTGGGCGCTGCCCTCGTGCGCCGCCGACCCGGAGCGGGTGGCCGACCTGGCGGCGCGCTACGGGCTGGAGAGCCCCACCCAGCGGCTGCTAGCGGTCCTGGCCGGCTGA